The sequence below is a genomic window from Rhizobium sp. NXC14.
ATTTCCCGATATTTGCGGGCATTGTCTCGCATCCCGCTTCTGCAAGAGTCGCCGGCCAAGCGCAGGTTCCATCCGGTTACGATTGTCTTGCGCACCGAAACTATGCGATGACCAATCCACCAAGAGATGCAACGGATAAAAGGCGCGCCATGAAGAAGATCGGTTTTCTCTCGTTCGGGCACTGGACGCCCTCGCCCCAATCGCAGACGCGCTCGGCAGGTGATGCGCTGCTGCAGTCGATCGACCTTGCCGTTGCGGCCGAGGAGCTCGGCGCCGATGGCGCTTATTTCCGCGTGCACCATTTCGCCCGGCAGCTCGCCGCGCCCTTTCCGCTGCTTGCCGCCGTCGGCGCCAAGACCAGCCGGATCGAGATCGGCACGGCGGTTATCGACATGCGCTATGAGAACCCGCTTTATATGGCCGAGGATGCCGGTGCGGCCGATCTCATCGCCGGCGGGCGGCTGCAACTCGGCATCAGCCGCGGCTCGCCGGAGCAGGTGATCGATGGCTGGCGCCATTTCGGCTATGCGCCGCCGGAAGGCCAGAGCGAGGCCGACATGGCCAGGCATCATGCCGAAGTCTTCCTCGAAGTGCTGCGCGGCGAAGGCTTCGCCAAACCGAACCCGCGGCCGATGTTTCCGAACCCGCCCGGCCTCCTGCGTCTCGAGCCGCATTCGGAAGGCCTGCGCGAGCGGATCTGGTGGGGCGCAAGCTCCAATGCCACCGCCGTCTGGGCGGCCAAGCTCGGCATGAACCTGCAGAGCTCGACGCTGAAGGACGACGAGACGGGCGAGCCCTTCCACGTCCAGCAGGCGGCCCAGATCCGCGCCTATCGCGAGGCCTGGAAGGCGGCCGGCCATACGCGCCAGCCGCGCGTCTCTGTCAGCCGCAGCATTTTCGCGCTGGTCGACGACCGAGACCGCGCCTATTTCGGCTACGGCAACGACGAAGGCGACAAGATCGGCTTCATCGACGAGAAGACGCGGGCGATCTTCGGCCGCAGCTACGCTGCCGAACCTGACGTGCTCGTCAAGCAGCTTGCGGAAGACGAGGCGATTGCTGAGGCAGACACACTGCTGCTCACCGTACCCAACCAGCTCGGCGTCGACTACAACGCCCACGTCATCGAGGCGATCCTCGCTCACGTCGCTCCGGCGCTCGGCTGGCGCTGACGGCGAGGCTTGGCGCGAGCCTTCGATATGCGCTGTAGTAATGCGAAACGGCAGCTGTCGTTGGCCGGCATCATTTCGATGCGTCCGGGACCTAACTGGCGCGGTCGGCGTTGATGATGCGAGCCTTGAATCGGTCACGTCGCGACCGACTTAAGGCTGCAGTCGAATCGCTCGAGTTGCCTCATGCCGCGCACTAACCTGAACGACATCCTGATCTTCATGGCCGTCGTCGATGCCGGAACCTTTATCGCCGGGGGGCAGGCCATGGGCCTCTCCCGTTCCGCGGCGGGAAAGGCCGTCACCCGCCTCGAGGAGCGGCTCGGCGCGCGCCTGCTCAACCGTACGACGAGGACACTCAGCCTGACTGATGAAGGACGAGTGTTCTATGACCAGGGGCTGCAGATCCTGGCATCGGTCGACGAGGCGGAGGCGAGCATTGCGGGGCGAAGTGGTTTGCCGCGAGGCGTTCTCAGGCTCGCCGTTCCCGATGTCTTCGGGCGGCTGGTCATGCTCCCTTTACTCGAAAAATATCTTCGCACGTGGCCCAACGTGCAGGTCGAAGTGAGCTTCACCGATCACGCCACCGACATCGTCGAGGATGGCTTCGATCTGGCGATCGGGATTGGCGCGAAGTCGTCGGCCGCCGACAGCCGATTGATCACGCGCGTGATCGCCAGTGACAAGGTGCTGCTCTGCGCCTCGCCCTCCTATCTCACCGAACGCGGCGTCCCCAATGATATGGCGGATCTGGCCGCCCATGACTGCCTGTTCTTCACCAACCGCGACCAAAGGCAGGGCTGGCGCTTTCGCAGCGGTGGCGGCTGGATCAAGGCGCAGGGGCGCAGCCGCCTGAGACTCGACAGCGGTGAAGCCCTCCACGACGCTGCCCTGGCCGGCTTCGGGATCGCGCTCCTGCCGAACTTCCTCATTGCCGCCGATTTGACCGCCGGCCGTCTCCGGCAAGTCCTCCCTGATCTAGAAACCGACGACACGAAAATCGTGGCGCATTATTCCGACAAAGGCGTGTTGGAGCCGCGCGTCCGCTGCTTCATCGATCTGTTGATCGAGGAAATCGGAGGTCAAGGCTAGGCCCGCGCGGCGCTGATGCCACCGCCTTGTCAAAACCGCGAAAGCTCTTGAGCGCCAGCGGAGAGAGGGTCGCGGCGAGGTAAGCGAGGCCGCAGAGGAGCAGCGCCGCGCCAAGCCCGATTGTGCTGATCAGCGCGCCACCGACGAGGCCGCCGAAGGGAATGAGAGCAAAGCACAGGGCGGTGTTCATCGCGGTGACGCGCCCGGTCAGCGGTTTGGGGATCCGCTCGAAGATCACCGCCGACAGGATCGGGTTGAGGAAACCGGAGGCAAAGCCTGCGATTGCGAGTGTTGCAAACACGGAGCCGAGCGGCGCATCCACCACGAGCATCAGGAAGCGCGGAAATCCGGTCAGGAGGAAGGCCACGGTATAGACGATCAGACGCGGCATGCGTTCGCCGATAACAGCGGCAATCGCCGCGCCCGCGATGGAAGCGCCGGAGAAGACGGCAAACATCGCGCCGAGCAGCTCCGGCCCGTGACCGGCGTCCCGGATCCAGACCGGCAGCAGCACGGCGTGATAAGCCTGATCGAGCAGATTGGTGATCGCCACCATGGCGACAATGCTGACGAGCACGGCGTCGCCGCGGAGAAAGCGCCAGGCTTCCCGGAGATCGTCGAGATAGGAAGGCAGCTTGCCCGACGGCGCGACGGACCGATCGGGAGCGCGCCGCATGCCGGGTATGCCGGTCGCGACGACCAGCGCTGCGGCGGCGAAGGTGGCGGCGTTGACGAGGAGCGCCTGACCCGGGCCTATCAACCCGATCAATGCGCCGGCGCCGGCAGCGCCCACCGTTGAGGCCAGCCGTTCGATGGCGCTGGAGGTGCCGGTCACCCGCTCGAGCGGCACGGCTGCCAGCGCAGCAATATCGGGAACCATCGCCTGCTTGGCGGCATCGGAGGGCCCGCGCAGCACACCCATGGCAAAGACGAGGGGCAGCAGCACCGGCACGGTCAGTACAGCGAAGAGATCGAGAAGCGGCACCAGCCCGACCGCGATCACGGAAGCCGTGTCGCAGATGATCGCGATGCGCTTGGCGCCGATGCGGTCGATCAGCGGCCCGCCGAGCGCCTTGGCGAGCACATAAGGCAGCATCTCCATCATCGCCGTCAGCCCGGTCAGCACCGGGCTGCCTGTGGCGCTCAGCACCAGCCAGGGGATGGCGATGGTCGATAGCCGGGTGCCAGAAAGTGAAAGTGTCTCTGCGGCGGCAAGCGCCAGGAATGGCCTGCCTTCTCTCACCGCTCGTCCTCCCGCTCGCAGTGCGGCAGCCGGCCCGGATAGGGGAAGGCGTGCAGCATGACATAGAAGGGAACCATGCCAGGATTCCGGGAAGTCGCCTCCCCCAGCGGCGGGGCGGCCCGCATCGCTTCAAGGATGATGCCTGTCAGCCGCTTCGTCAGAGCCTCGGCCTGTTCCGCCGTCATTGGGATGATGATGTCGTCGGTCGTTGTCGCCCTGCGCCATTCCGCCGGCAGCTCGGCATATTCCTCCAGCGCCTGCTGCATCTGGCCGACCTGCAGCGAGAGAGCCGCCTGGTTGAAGGCCATGTCGAGATCGAGCGCCTCGCCTTCGGATTCGCTCGGGGGAACCGAGGTCAGCTCGTGGCGGGCCTGCCACCAGCGGTCGCGCCGCGAGACATGCGGCGCTTCCTCGATGAAACCGTATTGGGCGAGCTGGCGCAGGTGATAGCTGGTCGCGCCGCTGTTCAGGCCTAACCGAACGGCGAGCTGCGTCGCAGTGGCGGGGCCGTCGATCCTCAGCATGCCGAGCATGCGCAGCCGAACGGGATGCGCCAACGCCTTCAGCGCGGTGGGTTCGGGCACGACCCGGCTGACGGTGCGGGAGGCGGCGGCATCTGCCGCAGGCTTGGAGCGTGGATCTTTCATGGCTGAAGCGTACTATTGCAAACACATCTTTGCAAACATTTCTTTGCAATGTTACTTGGAGCCGCGAAAGGTGCTTGAAAACCAGCTTCGGCCCTAGCCAAGCACAATCACGCACCCTAAGACCGGCGCCACGATCCGCATGATGTGAGGGTGAGGGATGGCTGAGGATGCGCAGAAAAACATTGGTACCTGGTACATCGACCCCGATGCCGAGGACAGGATGGCCGATGGACATGCGCCCATCTGGCGCCACCTGATCGATCTGATGCTCGAGCGAGACCTCTCCGATAAGATCGTGCTCGATTTCGGCTGCAATCAGGGCGGCCTGCTGCGGCACCTTTATGCGATCCGCCCCTTCCGCAAGGCGCTCGGCATCGACATAGCCGAAACCTCGATCGCCAAGGCCGAGACGCTGAAAGGCAATCTGCCGATCCAGCATCAGGTCGGCGGCAGACTGGAGGGCTGGAGCGAGGAATTCGACCTCGCCGTCAGCCATGAGGTCATCTATCTCGTCCCCGATATCGACGCGCACGCCGCCGATATCCGCCAGGCACTGAAATCAGGCGGCGTCTATTATGCGGTGACCGGCTGCCACACGGACAATCCGCTCTGGCCGAAATGGCGCGAGCTCGTCGCCAACCGCACCAACACCGTCGTTCAGGATCGGTCGATCACCGATTACGGCCGCGCCTTCGAAAAAGCGGGCTTCGACGTCTCCGCACGCAAGCTCGAATATGACGGCTTCATCCCCTTCGTTGCGGACGGCTGGACGCCTGACTTCGCCGATGCGCTGGACTATTACACCCAGACGAAAATCGTCTTCAGGTTGGTAAAGCGCTAGATACTGCCGGCTGCAGCCGCATCAGCTCGACATCGAAATGCGGCGGGCTGTCGGGCGTGACCTGGACGAAGCGGCCCCTGACGCGGAAGATGTCCTGGACGAGGTTGCATTCGGCAAGCTCACGCGGCGGGCCATCGAACCTGAGCTGCCCCTTTTCGAGCAGCGAAATGCGGTCGCTGACGGCAATCGCCTGGTTGATGTCGTGGATCGCCATGACGATGGTCACGCCCTTCTTCCGGCTCAGCCGATGCAGGAGATCGAGCACCTCGACCTGATAGCCGATATCAAGGAAGGAAGTGGGCTCATCGAGCAGCAGGATCTCCGCTTCCTGGGCCAGTGCAGCTGAAATCCACGCTCTCTGCCGTTCACCGCCGGACAATTCACGCAGGCTGCGGTCGGCCAAATCGGACAGGCCGGTGTTTTCGAGCGCCCATTCGATCGCCTCTTCGTCGCGGCTGTCATAAGAGCGGAACAGGCCGACATGCGGATAGCGGCCCTGGCGCACGAGCTGGGCGACGGTCATTTCATCCGGTGCGGCCGGCTGCTGCGGCAGGAAGGCGAGCCTTTTTGCCAGCATCCGGCGCGACATGGAGGCGACGGCGACGCCGTCGAACGACGCCCTGCCCGCAGCCGGTTGGATGAGGCCCGCCAGCGCATGCAGCGCCGTGCTCTTGCCAGAGCCGTTCGGGCCGATCAGCGCCCGGATCTCGCCCTTTTCGAGCGAAAGGCTGAAGCCGCTGAGGGCCTTTCGCTTGTTGTAGACGACCGAGAGGTCGGAACAGGACAATGGCATTTCGGCCTCACATGGTTTTGCGCAGCAGCGCGAGCAGAAGCGGCACGCCGAAAACGGCCGTGACCACGCCGATCGGGATTTCCTCGGCATGGCCGAGTAGCCGGCCGATGAGATCACCGAGCGCGACGACGACGGCGCCGAGCACGATCGTCAGCGCCAGCGACAGCCTAAAATTCCGCCCGGCCAGGAAGCGAGCGAGATGCGGCACGATGAGCCCGACGAAGACGATCGGCCCGACCGCGCCGACGGCACTTGCCGCAAGCGCGCAGGAGACGATCAGCACGATCGAGAACTGCCTGCGATAGCCGAGCCCGAAGGACCGGGCGACGGCCGCATCGAACTGCAGCAGCATCAACGGCCGGTAGATCACCGGCAGCATGGTGAGGCCGGCGATGGTGAACGGCAGCAGGAAGAGCGCGTGATCCCAGCTGCGGGCGTAAAGGCTGCCGGACAGCCATTCGAGAATGATCTCGATGCGGGCCGATCCCCATCCGGCGATTAGGCCGATCGCCACCGCATGTAGCACCGCGCCGACCGCCACGCCGCAGAGCGTGATGCGTAGCGCGCTGAGGCCGAGACGGAAGGCAAGCAGATAGATGACGCCGCCGGCAAGCAGACCGCCGGCTAGACCTGCCGCCGGCAGCCATGCGACCGGCAGTTCGGCCAGCGTGTTCGAGCCTGGTTTGAAAATATAGACGGTAAGGAGCAGGAAGATCGTCACCGACAGCGTCGCCCCCTGCGACACGCCCATCAGCGACGGATCGGCAAGCGGATTGCGGGTGATCGTCTGCAGCAGATATCCCGCCAGCGAAAAATGGATGCCGGCGAGAATGCCGGTGGCGATGCGCGGCAGCCGGATATCGAAAATGATCAGCCGCGCTTCCGCCGAGCCGCCGCCGGTCAACACGGCCGCGACGTCGGCCACGGGAATATCGGCGACGCCGAGGAAGACAGCCGCCGCAAGCGACAGGATGGCGAAGACGCCAAGCGCGACGGCCATGCCGAGACTTGCCGAACCGGCCGATGTCGATGCCGGCGCGCTCATCGCGTCTCACCCGCGAGGCTCAGCCGCCCGCGCTGGACGAGATAGATGAAGATCGGGCCGCCAAGCATTGCGGTGATGATGCCGACGGGCAGTTCACGCGGGATGGCGATGCTGCGCGCGAAAACATCGGCGACCGTCACGATCAGCGCGCCGAGCGAGGCGCTCAACCCGATCTCCCAACCCGTGCCGCGGGGTTTCAGCAGCCGGGCGATGTGGGGAGCGGCAAGACCGACGAAGGCGACCGGCCCGGCGACGGGCGCAACGCCCGCGACCGGAATGACGGCAAGGATGAGAACGAGGGGCTTCCACAGGCCGAGCTGCAGGCCCATGCCGGCCGCCGCATGATCGCTCAGCATGAACATGCCGATGACGCGCCGCAAAAGGAGCGCCCCGGCAACCCCGGCGATCGTCCAGGGCAGCATATAGAGGACATGTGACCAGCTGCGCCCCTGGAAGCCGCCGGCGAGCCAGAAGAGCAGCGATGCCGATTGCGGCCCGGTCAAGAGCAGCACATAGGTGGTGATCGCGCTTAAGAACAGCGAGACGCTGACGCCGCCGAGCGCGAGCTGCAGCGGCCGCCCCTGCCCGCCGCGCGAAACGCAGAATGTCACCGAGGCAGCCAAGACCCCGCCGGCAAGGCCGATGAAGGGATAATAGGCAGGCGAAAGCCAGGGCAGATAGACGAAGCAGCAGACGATCGGCGCGACCGCCCCGGATGTCACGCCGGTAATGCCGGGATCGGCCAGCGGATTGCGCGTCAGCGTCTGCAGCAAGTAGCCGGAAACGGCAAGGCCCGCCCCGCCGGCGGCCGCCGCCAGGCTGCGCGGCAGCCGCAGCGTCCAGACGAGGACAGATTCGAGCTTGCCGTCGGGCGCCAGGAGCACGCGCAGCGCTGTCTCGGCCGAAAGCGTCTTAGCGCCAACCAGCAAGCCGAGCATCGCCGCCAGCATCGCGGCCGCGACAATGAGCCCTATGGCCAGGAATGATTGCCGGGGGCTCATCGCAGGCCTTTTCCTTGGACTTAGTTCTGCAGTTCGGCCGGGATCAGCTTGGCAGCCTCGGCCTTGACATCGACAGCCGGGAACGTGTCGGGGTAAAGGTAGTGCGCAGCCTCGCGCAGCACGATTTCGCGGGCGATCGGGCCGTTGGTCTCGACCCACTGGTCGCCGACGTAGAAGACGCGGTTGTTCTTGACTGCCGACAGCTGCGACCAGATCGGGTTGCTCTCATGCGGGCGATCCGGGCCGGAATCATAGACGAAGATGACCTCCGGATCCTTCTCGAGCATGGTTTCGAGGCTGAGGTCGATGCCGAACTCGCCGCCCGGAGTTTTCGGCCCCGGAACATTGTCGCCGCCGATCGCGGCGACGATCGAGGCCGAGGTATTTTCCGTGTGGAAGGCGAAGGGTGTCGCGCCGCCCCACATGATCAGGAAGCGCGGGTGAACGCCCTTCGGCGCCTTGGCGGCAAATTCCGCAAGATGCTTGCGGAATTCGGCGTTCAGCTGCTCGCCGCGTTCGGGCTGGCCGAGCAGCTTGGAAAGGGCGGCGGTCTCGCTGTAGCTCTCTTCGAGCAGTTCCATATTATAGGCGACGTAGGGCGCGATGTTTTGAAGCTGCGCCGCATTGCCGACCGTATAGCGGCGGATCGCGACGATCAGATCCGGCTTGGCTTCGGAGAGAAGTTCCAGATTGGGCTTAGCGCGCTGGCCGATCTGCTTCATTCCGGAAGTCCGGCCCAGCAGGAATTCGGGCTCGCGGCCTTTCGTCATATAGGTGCTGGCGACCGGCTTGATGCCGAGTGCCAGCGCGACGTCATCTGCGAAATAGGAAATCGAGGCAAGGCGCTTCGGCTGTGCCGGAACCTCGACGGTGACGCCGCGATCGTCGACGACCGAGACTTTCTTGCCGTCATCGGCCTGCGCGGCCCCTGCCACGAGCATTGCGGACAGGCCGAGGGCCGAGAAAAATTTATGTACGTATCGAGTCATATCTGAAAACTCCCCTCTGACCGGCAGAGGCTTTAGCCAAAAAAGCGGAGTTTAACAATCATGATTCTTTTGCGCTGTTTCTGGGAAGGGACGGCACTGCTTGCACAAGCGGACAGTTCTCATCTCAGGCTCAATCCTCAGCCAAAGTGAAGACGGCGCACGGCTCGGCGATGCCGCGCAGGGCGTGCTCGCCGAGCGGCGTCAGCGCGGCCTGGGTATTCGCCGCCACGGCGCCTGAGATCAGCACGCTGTGGCCGAGCGGCTTGCAGAGCCCTTCCAGCCGGCTGACCAGATTGACCGCCGGGCCGATGGCGGTGAAGTCAAGCCTGTCGGCGGCGCCGATATTGCCCCAGAGGATTTCGCCGAAATGCAGGGCGGCCCCGAAGGGCAGCGGCGCCAGCCCCTCAGCCTCACGCATCCGATCGAGATGAACCATGCCGGCGCGGCAGGCGGCGACAGCCCGAAGCGCCGCCTCACAGGCCTCTCGATCAGCTCCGGCCCCGTTGCCGGAAGCAGCAGTGACGGGAAAGATCGCCAGCACGCCGTCGCCGATGAATTTCAGCACCTCGCCGCCGAAGGCATGCACGGCGCCGGCGACGCGGTCGAAATAAGCGTCGAGCGCGGATATCATCGCCTGCGGCTCCGTCACTTGGGAAATCGCGGTGAAATCCCGCAAATCGGCGCAGAGAAGAGCGGCGCGAATGGTTTCGCCGGTCCCCCGGGCAAGCGCACCCGACTGAACGCGAGCCGCACTGCGCCGGCCGAGGTAGGCTTCCAGCAGCGCCGCCTGCGCTTCCCGCGCCGCAAGGGCTGCGAGCGGCGCCGCAGCAAAACGCGCGACGTCCTGCAGCCGCGCGGCTTCATCAGGAGAAAATTCGTCCGCCCCTGCCCCCTTGCCGATGCCCGCCCAGCCGAGCACGGCGCCGTCCCGCGAAGCTCCAATCCTCTCCTCCCAAACCGGCCCGAGCCCGGCTAGCCATTCGCGCCCGGCATCGCTTTGCGGTGCGGCGGCAAACCCCAGCGCCTCGATGACGGCTCCGGTTTCCGCCCGCCACAGCCAGCTACGCCGCGCTATGATCGGATGCGGCACCGAAAGTGTCAGCGCGCCGCCGGAAAGCTCCAGGCCGTCGGCCAGCAGCCGGCGCCCGAGCTCGGCCAGAAACCGTTCGGGGCCGGGCGAAGCCGCAGCCTCGTCAATCAGCCAGGCAATGGAGGAAGGCAGATCCATGGGTTAACATTGGCATTTGCAACAGGACGCGGGCAACCCCGGGACATCAGCCTGACACCTGTGGTGGATTTCCTATCGGCACTTGCCCCCGCCGAGTCCCTCCGCAACCCTGTCAACCCCACCTCCAAACAAGTCTGTGGAAAACCATTCATCACGGTGGAAAACAACCCAATAAACACCTTTAAATTGCGCGACATTGATTCGATTATGTGCGAACTTGTCATTAGCGATTGAGGGGTTGCTATGGGCACGACATACTGGCCGAAAGACCCGCTGGACGGGAATGACATGACGTTGCTGACGTCGATCCTTCGGCGCTGGTGCGCGCGTTATGGGATCGAGTTTACAGCCGAAGAAAGCAAACGGAAGGCGAAGGAACTCGTCGAATGGTTCGAGTTCGGTGTCAAGGATCCGGCCGAGCTCGAAGAGCTGATCGACGGAAAGCACTGGCTCGTCAGCCGCATCTGAGCGCAGCGTTATTTCAGCTGATAAAGGCCGGGCGAAACATCGCACCGGCCCTCGTTCGTTTGCCTCTGTCAAAGAGTTTTAGTAGTCATCGCGCCAGCGACGTTCGCGGTCCCAGCGCCCCTCATAGCGCCAGCGCGGGCCATCCCAATCGCGATGACGCCGCTCCCAGCCCCAGCGGGGCGGACCGCCATAGAAAGCTACAGGCGGCGGGCGGCGCCAGTTGCGCCGGCATTCGCCCCAGCGGGTCAGATGCCAGCCGCGACCACAGGCGTAGTCGACCTTTGTGACAGTGCTCTCAACCTTGATTGCCCCGATCGGCATCGCCTGAGCTGTGCCAATCGAGAAGCTGCCAGCGAGCAAGGCAGCCGCGATAGAAAGTGCCTTCATCGAAAACTCCATTTCATCCAGCCGCAATCACCTTAGGACCGCCAAATTGAACTGGAGATGAACTGCGCGTTCATGTTGCGGACGATAAAGCAGCACTTTTTTTGACCGCAGCGGACCGTTCTTCCCGTAGCGTCAAGCGCTTGGGGAGCATCCCGTCGCCTGCCGAAAACCGTTCATGTCCTTCCGTAAAAAGGATCTGGACCCGGGTCCCGCCCGACCGCGACTTCCGTGAGCCGGCCGAGATAATGCGCCCAGCCCTCCTCATGACCGGCGCATTGCTCCGCACTCGGCAGACCGCTGTGGGTGAGCCGCAAAAGCGTTCCTCCTCCTTGCTCGATCAGGTCGATCTCGACCAGGCTCGATCCCGGCGGCACCACCTCGCTGCCATCCCAGCCGAAGCTGTAGGCAAGCCGATGCACCGGCACCACCTCGCGAAACGAGCCACGCGCAAAACGGGCGCCGGTGACGTTGACGAGATAGAGCCCACCCGGCTCCGGCTCGACCTCGGCCTCCGTCCCCATCCAGCGCAGGATCTTCTCGGGATCGGTCATCAGTGCAAACACCGCCGCCGGCGGCGCCGCAAGATGCGCCTCGCGGCGCACGACGAAAGATTCTGGCATCGCTCTCTCCCATGATTGCTGCTCTACCCCTCAATGAGGCCGAGCAGCATGCTTTTTCGACATGGATGTCCTCAGCGGAAGCATGTAGGTGGATGCGCGCGCTGCGCAAGGGTGATGGGGCACGTGCCCTTCGGACGAAAACGTCTTCCCTATTGCCAGCCCGCCGCCTTGGCCCTATTGTCCGCGCCGTTCTCAGGGCGGGGTGAAAGTCCCTACCGGCGGTATGCAGTTTCGATTGCGAGCCCGCGAGCGCCTTCCTCGGAAGGGTCAGCAGATCAGGTGAGATGCCTGAGCCGACGGTCATAGTCCGGATGAAAGAGAACGTGCGCTGCTGCTGCCCTCCGGGCTGGCTGCGGATGCTCGTGATCGCCTTGGGTGATGTGTCTGTACGCCAAAGGAGATTACCATGACACCCACCCGTTATGCCTTCGTCAAAGCCGGCTGGCACGCCGATATCGTCGACCGTGCGCTCGAAGGTTTCCAACAGCTTGTTCCCGCCGAACAGATCGACGTATTCGACGTCCCCGGCGCCTTCGAAATGCCGCTGCTGTCGCGCGATCTTGCCGCGAGCGGGCGCTATGCCGCCGTCATTGCCGCCGCCTTCGTCGTCGATGGCGGGATCTACCGCCACGAATTCGTCGCCCAGGCCGTGGTCGATGGCCTGATGCGCGCCGGCATGGATACCGGCGTTCCGGTGCTGTCGGTCTCACTGACACCGCATCACTATCAGGAAACGGAGCATCACACGCAGATCTACCGCGCTCATTTCGTCGAAAAGGGCCGCGAGGCTGCGCGCGCCGCTCTGATGATCGGCAAAACGCGCGCCGCCCTTGCTGCTTAAAAGCTAGCGCAACAGACGGCGGGATGGCCCGCCGTCTTCTTCATGTCGACAGAAGAATTGATTCGACGCTCCACCCGGGCTGTGGTCCACTCGATCCCGACATGTATCGCCATTCTTAATGCGTCCAAACCTCAAGGGAGCTGAAGATGAGCAATGCAATGCGCAGTGAACCCCCAACCGAATCCATGAAAACACGACCGGTCGACACCAAGCTCGAAGTGGTCGTCATTCCCGTTTCCGACGTCGACCGTGCCAAACGTTTTTACGAGAGCCTTGGCTGGAGGCTCGACGCCGATTTCGCCAATGACGCCGATTTCCGCGTGATCCAGTTCACCCCACCGGGCTCCGGTTGCGCGATCATCTTCGGCAAGAATGTCACCGCCGCCGCTCCCGGCTCCGCCCAAGGCCTCTATCTCATCGTCTCCGACGTCGAGGCCGCAAGGCGCGATCTCATCGCCCGCGGCGTCGAGGTGAGCGAGGTCTTCCACGATGCTTCAGGCGTCTACGCCGGCAAGGACGAGCCCTATCTCTTCGGGCGCCTGCGCATCGCCGGCCGCGACCCCGACCACCGCAGCTATCGTTCCTTCGCCTCGTTCAAGGATCCCGATGGCAACGGCTGGCTGTTCCAGGAAGTCACCACACGCCTGCCAGGACGCATCGACGCCGATGAGACGGCCTTCTCGACATCGAGCGACCTCGCGGCCGCCCTCCGCCGCGCCGCCGAGGCCCACGGCGAACACGAGAAGCGCAATGGCGGCAAACACGACGAGAACTGGCCGGACTGGTACGCCGAATACATGGTCAGCGAACAGGCCGGCAGGCAGCTGCCGTTATAGGTGGCGGCACGGAGCAGCCGCCTTGCCCGTCGGCACCTCAAGGTGAGGCTCTTCGAGTGGCAGATGCTTTCTTCTTTGCTTTGTCGGTATGCCATGTGACAACCACACGGCATACCCTCTCCGGGCTCATCAGGTCGCGACTCACCGATCGAATATATCCCGCCACTGCTTCTCGCCTATTAGACAGTCCGCCGTCGGCGCGTCGGCGGCTATCCTCTCCACCGTCGGCGAGGGTGAAATGCCGCTGATCTCGAGCACCAGCTTGCGGCGCACGGCGATGGCGAAATCCTCAATCCTGTGGACCGGCAGCACGAAGCTGCCGGGGCCGCCGATCACGCAATCGGCGTAATATTTGTCGAGCCCTCCGGGAGCATCGGAAGGACGCAGCATTATCGCCAGCCCGTTGATGATCATGCCCGACGCCACCGCCTTGTCCCTGGTGCCCGTCACCGGGCTGCCGGAATTGTTCGGACCGTCGCCGGAGACGTCGATCACCTCACGCCTGCCGCGAAAGGGTCCGGTGGTGATCATGCTGGCGCCCTGATCGATGGCTGTTGAGATCGAGGTGCGCCGTTGCGTGGCTAT
It includes:
- a CDS encoding SRPBCC family protein, whose amino-acid sequence is MPESFVVRREAHLAAPPAAVFALMTDPEKILRWMGTEAEVEPEPGGLYLVNVTGARFARGSFREVVPVHRLAYSFGWDGSEVVPPGSSLVEIDLIEQGGGTLLRLTHSGLPSAEQCAGHEEGWAHYLGRLTEVAVGRDPGPDPFYGRT
- a CDS encoding iron ABC transporter permease produces the protein MSAPASTSAGSASLGMAVALGVFAILSLAAAVFLGVADIPVADVAAVLTGGGSAEARLIIFDIRLPRIATGILAGIHFSLAGYLLQTITRNPLADPSLMGVSQGATLSVTIFLLLTVYIFKPGSNTLAELPVAWLPAAGLAGGLLAGGVIYLLAFRLGLSALRITLCGVAVGAVLHAVAIGLIAGWGSARIEIILEWLSGSLYARSWDHALFLLPFTIAGLTMLPVIYRPLMLLQFDAAVARSFGLGYRRQFSIVLIVSCALAASAVGAVGPIVFVGLIVPHLARFLAGRNFRLSLALTIVLGAVVVALGDLIGRLLGHAEEIPIGVVTAVFGVPLLLALLRKTM
- a CDS encoding iron ABC transporter permease, with protein sequence MSPRQSFLAIGLIVAAAMLAAMLGLLVGAKTLSAETALRVLLAPDGKLESVLVWTLRLPRSLAAAAGGAGLAVSGYLLQTLTRNPLADPGITGVTSGAVAPIVCCFVYLPWLSPAYYPFIGLAGGVLAASVTFCVSRGGQGRPLQLALGGVSVSLFLSAITTYVLLLTGPQSASLLFWLAGGFQGRSWSHVLYMLPWTIAGVAGALLLRRVIGMFMLSDHAAAGMGLQLGLWKPLVLILAVIPVAGVAPVAGPVAFVGLAAPHIARLLKPRGTGWEIGLSASLGALIVTVADVFARSIAIPRELPVGIITAMLGGPIFIYLVQRGRLSLAGETR
- a CDS encoding ABC transporter substrate-binding protein, with amino-acid sequence MTRYVHKFFSALGLSAMLVAGAAQADDGKKVSVVDDRGVTVEVPAQPKRLASISYFADDVALALGIKPVASTYMTKGREPEFLLGRTSGMKQIGQRAKPNLELLSEAKPDLIVAIRRYTVGNAAQLQNIAPYVAYNMELLEESYSETAALSKLLGQPERGEQLNAEFRKHLAEFAAKAPKGVHPRFLIMWGGATPFAFHTENTSASIVAAIGGDNVPGPKTPGGEFGIDLSLETMLEKDPEVIFVYDSGPDRPHESNPIWSQLSAVKNNRVFYVGDQWVETNGPIAREIVLREAAHYLYPDTFPAVDVKAEAAKLIPAELQN
- a CDS encoding 6,7-dimethyl-8-ribityllumazine synthase, producing the protein MTPTRYAFVKAGWHADIVDRALEGFQQLVPAEQIDVFDVPGAFEMPLLSRDLAASGRYAAVIAAAFVVDGGIYRHEFVAQAVVDGLMRAGMDTGVPVLSVSLTPHHYQETEHHTQIYRAHFVEKGREAARAALMIGKTRAALAA
- a CDS encoding adenylate/guanylate cyclase domain-containing protein; translation: MDLPSSIAWLIDEAAASPGPERFLAELGRRLLADGLELSGGALTLSVPHPIIARRSWLWRAETGAVIEALGFAAAPQSDAGREWLAGLGPVWEERIGASRDGAVLGWAGIGKGAGADEFSPDEAARLQDVARFAAAPLAALAAREAQAALLEAYLGRRSAARVQSGALARGTGETIRAALLCADLRDFTAISQVTEPQAMISALDAYFDRVAGAVHAFGGEVLKFIGDGVLAIFPVTAASGNGAGADREACEAALRAVAACRAGMVHLDRMREAEGLAPLPFGAALHFGEILWGNIGAADRLDFTAIGPAVNLVSRLEGLCKPLGHSVLISGAVAANTQAALTPLGEHALRGIAEPCAVFTLAED
- a CDS encoding VOC family protein, encoding MSNAMRSEPPTESMKTRPVDTKLEVVVIPVSDVDRAKRFYESLGWRLDADFANDADFRVIQFTPPGSGCAIIFGKNVTAAAPGSAQGLYLIVSDVEAARRDLIARGVEVSEVFHDASGVYAGKDEPYLFGRLRIAGRDPDHRSYRSFASFKDPDGNGWLFQEVTTRLPGRIDADETAFSTSSDLAAALRRAAEAHGEHEKRNGGKHDENWPDWYAEYMVSEQAGRQLPL